The Ovis aries strain OAR_USU_Benz2616 breed Rambouillet chromosome 11, ARS-UI_Ramb_v3.0, whole genome shotgun sequence genome window below encodes:
- the K38 gene encoding keratin 38 (The RefSeq protein has 4 substitutions compared to this genomic sequence): MTSSCISSRHSLGCTNTPGARNICVSSTDTGDQLGAEISAALLGLSATLAHANRVRVGTTPLGRPSLCLPHSCNTACPLPGTCDIPGNIGICGTFGEGFFNSHEKETMQFLNDRLASYLEKVRGLERDNAELESRIRELSKCPESTVCPDYQSHFRIVEELQQKILCSKAENARLIIQVDNTKLAADDFRIKHESERSLRLAVEADLCGLHKILDDVSLAKADLEAQQESLKEEQLCLKSNHEQEVNTLKHQLGDKLKIELDVVPTVDLGRVLEEMRGQYEAVVETNLRDVEQWFQTQSEGISLQPMSCSEELQCCQSEILELRRTVNTLEVELQAQHTLKDCLQNSLCESEARFGTELAQMQSLISNVEEQLSEIRADLERQNQEYQVLLDVKARLEGEIATYRNLLEKEDCKLPCNPCATPVSITCVGPSACTSCSPCLSGPSGSCSSPRC; encoded by the exons ATGACTTCCTCCTGCATCAGCTCACGGCACTCTCTGGGCTGCACCAACACTCCTGGAGCAAGGAacatctgtgtctcctccactgaCACTGGAGACCAGCTTGGGGCAGAGATCAGTGCTGCCCTTCTGGGCCTCTCGGCCACCCTGGCACACGCGAACCGAGTCCGAGTGGGCACAACCCCTCTGGGTCGACCCAGCCTCTGTCTGCCCCACAGCTGCAACACCGCCTGCCCCCTGCCGGGCACCTGCGACATTCCCGGCAACATCGGAATCTGCGGGACCTTTGGCGAAGGCTTCTTCAACAGCCATGAGAAGGAGACCATGCAGTTCTTGAATGACCGGCTGGCCAGCTACCTGGAGAAGGTGCGCGGGCTGGAGCGGGACAACGCGGAGCTGGAGAGCCACATCCGAGAGCTGAGCAAATGCCCCGAGTCCACCGTGTGTCCGGACTATCAGAGCCACTTCCGCATCATCGAGGAGCTGCAGCAGAAG ATCCTGTGCAGCAAGGCTGAGAACGCCAGGCTGATCATCCAAGTGGACAATGCCAAGCTGGCTGCCGATGACTTCAGAATCAA GCATGAGAGTGAGCGCTCCCTGCGCCTGGCGGTGGAGGCGGACCTGTGCGGGCTGCACAAGATCCTGGACGATGTGAGCCTGGCCAAGGCTGACCTGGAGGCCCAGCAGGAATCCCTGAAGGAGGAGCAGCTCTGCCTCAAGAGCAACCACGAGCAG gAAGTGAACACTCTGAAGCATCAGCTGGGAGATAAGCTCAAGATTGAGCTGGACGTGGTGCCCACTGTGGACCTGGGCAGGGTGCTGGAGGAGATGCGGGGCCAGTACGAGGCCGTGGTGGAGACCAACCTCCGTGACGTGGAGCAGTGGTTCCAAACTCAG TCTGAAGGCATCAGCCTGCAGGCCATGTCCTGCTCAGAGGAGCTGCAGTGCTGCCAGTCAGAGATCCTGGAGCTTCGACGCACAGTGAACACCCTGGAGGTGGAGCTGCAGGCTCAGCACACGCTG AAGGACTGTCTGCAGAACTCACTGTGTGAATCTGAGGCCCGCTTCGGCACCGAGCTGGCCCAGATGCAGAGCCTCATCAGCAACGTAGAGGAGCAGCTGTCTGAGATCCGGGCTGACCTGGAGCGGCAGAACCAGGAGTACCAGGTGCTGCTGGATGTCAAGGCCCGGCTGGAGGGTGAGATTGCCACATACCGGAACCTTCTGGAAAAGGAGGACTGCAA gCTCCCCTGCAACCCGTGTGCAACCCCAGTCTCCATCACCTGTGTGGGCCCTTCAGCCTGTACCTCCTGCTCTCCCTGCCTTTCTGGGCCTTCTGGGTCCTGCTCATCACCTCGATGCTGA